Proteins co-encoded in one Hymenobacter swuensis DY53 genomic window:
- a CDS encoding UvrD-helicase domain-containing protein: protein MPATFRIYSSSAGSGKTYQLTKEYLKLALATEDAGYFKSILAITFTNDAAGEMKERILGALRRFARLPTGATDGLLTEIADELAAEGPLAHLATPEERQRVLRERATATFRLALYHYADFAVSTIDSFVQRIVTAFTRELGLPATFEVELDSATVLQNAVALLLDRVNRDPNAALLSRTISDFALNKAEEGRSWNNLPDELVQFGQFLLSEPVHEAVEQLQQLSMQDYRRLHETLRLRKKEIEDLVRQPAAVALETLAAHGLEAEHLAGGGNGVYGHFSNWARWLEVPAAGASFPTSTALKPVESGDWSSAKSKKGPLRDAVDAAAPLLTQAFEQLQTLRAALLPDYLLVTGMLPYVFQVSLLSELSKSVDQLSRDRGVVLIAEFNRRIAQIVLREPVPFLYERLGDRYRHLLIDEFQDTSVLQWNNLLPLVENALGDGQLSLAVGDAKQAIYRWRGGEMEQILRLYQRQTSHLYNRLADPELRELLAGRYITLDQALEPRNLNINYRSGQGIIDFNNQFFSQVSHAHATLPLVQGIYDADFVQQAPTSTNSSAAAHVELLFTADDAPACRYDAARGTYTPETLPNYLPGQTLDYDESTLYLTLQLVEQAVADGFRLQDIAVLCRRRDQSRRTAKFLKERGYDIISADSLSLEFAEVVNLLVALFQVLNQPADTLARAEALLLVDRVVRGLAPTPDRARRWAELANQPSAEPFFDELRALGYDVQERETGNLGLYELTERLIGLFGLLDRVAEREYLFRFLDLTLEYSLRFGNNLNNFLTYWDQKKSALSINAPAGRDAIVITTVHKAKGLAYGVVIVPFADWSLRPHLGTLLWGRLPEPTDRPVAEMPGIAVLPQRESLLYTPLAQQYTEELEKTFLEGLNMLYVAFTRPRHRLYAISRQPKPTKAGKEGEAPAVSEKPAATVAELLHRYLLSTEQWQDEQMAYVLSDARGEVPLAKTLRQTALSLPLTNLTSTPWEQRLRLKQHANTVFDFDDQQEQREWNRRLHYALRRVKQAAEVERVATQLVAEGLISTREKVELLRRLREVTQHPELARYFGPDVVAETEREILVGGTRKQDYKPDRIVFEAAPGATGPSVVLLDFKLPPAEARHRQPLQRYASLFRQLGFEQVRCVLYYFDTQEVVEWEI from the coding sequence ATGCCCGCCACTTTCCGCATTTACTCCTCCTCCGCCGGGTCCGGCAAAACGTATCAGCTCACCAAAGAATATCTGAAGCTGGCACTGGCCACCGAGGACGCGGGCTACTTCAAGAGCATTCTGGCCATTACGTTTACCAACGACGCGGCCGGGGAAATGAAGGAACGGATTCTGGGGGCGCTGCGGCGGTTTGCTCGCCTGCCCACCGGTGCCACCGACGGCCTGCTCACCGAAATTGCCGACGAGCTGGCCGCCGAAGGCCCCCTGGCCCACTTGGCCACGCCCGAGGAGCGGCAGCGGGTACTGCGGGAGCGGGCCACGGCCACGTTCCGGCTTGCCCTCTACCACTACGCCGATTTTGCGGTGAGCACCATCGACTCGTTTGTGCAGCGCATCGTGACGGCGTTTACCCGCGAGTTGGGGCTGCCCGCTACGTTTGAGGTGGAGCTGGACAGCGCCACCGTATTGCAAAACGCCGTGGCGCTGCTGCTGGACCGCGTGAACCGCGACCCGAATGCGGCTTTGCTCTCCCGCACCATTTCCGATTTCGCCCTCAACAAAGCCGAGGAAGGCCGCAGCTGGAACAACTTGCCCGATGAACTGGTGCAGTTCGGGCAGTTTCTGCTCAGCGAGCCGGTACATGAGGCCGTGGAGCAGCTGCAGCAGCTCAGCATGCAGGACTACCGCCGCCTGCACGAAACCTTGCGGCTGCGCAAGAAGGAAATTGAGGACCTCGTGCGCCAGCCGGCCGCCGTGGCCCTAGAAACCCTGGCCGCGCACGGTCTGGAGGCCGAGCACCTGGCCGGGGGCGGCAACGGCGTGTACGGCCACTTCAGTAACTGGGCGCGCTGGCTGGAGGTACCCGCCGCCGGGGCCAGCTTCCCCACCTCCACCGCCCTGAAGCCGGTGGAATCGGGCGACTGGAGCAGCGCTAAATCCAAGAAAGGCCCCTTGCGCGATGCCGTGGATGCCGCCGCGCCCCTGCTGACGCAGGCCTTCGAGCAGCTGCAAACCCTACGCGCCGCCCTGCTGCCCGATTACCTGCTGGTGACGGGCATGCTGCCCTACGTATTTCAGGTGAGTTTGCTAAGCGAGCTGAGCAAATCGGTGGACCAGCTGAGCCGCGACCGGGGCGTGGTGCTCATTGCCGAGTTCAACCGCCGCATTGCCCAGATTGTGCTGCGCGAGCCGGTGCCGTTTCTGTACGAGCGGCTGGGCGACCGGTACCGCCATCTGCTCATCGATGAGTTTCAGGACACTTCCGTGCTCCAGTGGAACAACCTGCTGCCACTGGTGGAAAACGCCCTGGGCGACGGGCAACTGAGCCTGGCCGTGGGCGACGCCAAGCAGGCCATCTACCGCTGGCGCGGGGGCGAGATGGAGCAGATTCTGCGCCTGTACCAGCGCCAGACCAGCCACCTCTACAACCGCCTCGCCGACCCGGAGCTGCGCGAGCTGCTGGCCGGCCGCTACATCACCCTCGATCAGGCCCTGGAACCCCGCAACCTGAACATCAACTACCGCTCCGGCCAGGGCATCATCGACTTCAATAACCAGTTTTTCAGCCAGGTAAGCCACGCCCACGCCACCCTGCCGCTGGTGCAGGGTATTTACGACGCGGACTTTGTGCAGCAGGCTCCCACCTCTACCAACAGTTCAGCGGCAGCGCACGTCGAACTTCTTTTCACTGCGGATGACGCGCCGGCTTGCCGCTATGATGCGGCCCGGGGTACGTACACGCCCGAAACGCTGCCCAATTACCTGCCCGGCCAGACGCTAGACTACGACGAAAGTACCCTGTACCTGACGCTGCAGCTGGTGGAGCAGGCCGTGGCCGATGGATTTCGGCTCCAGGATATTGCCGTGCTCTGCCGCCGCCGCGACCAAAGCCGCCGCACCGCCAAGTTCCTGAAGGAGCGGGGCTACGACATTATTTCAGCCGATTCTTTGTCGCTGGAGTTTGCGGAGGTGGTGAACCTGCTGGTAGCTCTGTTCCAGGTGCTCAACCAGCCTGCCGACACGCTGGCCCGCGCCGAAGCCCTGCTGCTGGTAGATCGGGTGGTGCGGGGCCTGGCTCCTACCCCCGACCGCGCCCGGCGCTGGGCCGAACTGGCCAACCAGCCCTCGGCCGAACCCTTTTTCGATGAGTTGCGGGCGTTGGGCTACGACGTGCAGGAACGCGAAACCGGCAACCTGGGCCTGTATGAGCTGACGGAGCGTCTGATCGGGCTGTTTGGGCTGCTGGACCGGGTGGCGGAGCGCGAGTACCTGTTTCGTTTCCTGGATCTGACCCTGGAATACAGCCTGCGCTTCGGCAACAACCTCAACAACTTTCTGACTTACTGGGACCAGAAAAAAAGCGCGCTCAGCATCAACGCCCCCGCCGGCCGCGACGCCATTGTCATCACCACCGTGCACAAAGCCAAAGGCCTGGCCTACGGCGTGGTGATTGTGCCATTTGCCGACTGGTCGTTGCGGCCGCATCTGGGCACGCTGCTGTGGGGCCGCCTGCCTGAGCCCACCGACCGGCCGGTGGCCGAGATGCCCGGTATTGCTGTGCTGCCCCAACGGGAGTCGTTGCTGTACACGCCGCTGGCCCAGCAGTACACTGAGGAACTGGAAAAAACCTTTCTGGAAGGGCTGAACATGTTGTACGTTGCCTTCACCCGGCCCCGGCACCGGCTGTATGCCATCAGCCGCCAGCCCAAGCCCACCAAGGCCGGCAAGGAGGGAGAAGCCCCGGCCGTTTCGGAGAAGCCTGCGGCTACCGTGGCGGAACTACTGCACCGCTATCTGCTGAGCACCGAGCAGTGGCAAGACGAGCAGATGGCCTACGTGCTGTCGGATGCCCGGGGGGAGGTGCCGCTGGCCAAAACGCTCCGGCAGACTGCACTCAGCCTGCCACTCACCAACCTCACCAGTACGCCCTGGGAGCAGCGCCTGCGGCTGAAACAACACGCCAACACGGTTTTTGACTTCGATGACCAACAGGAGCAGCGCGAATGGAACCGCCGCCTCCACTACGCCTTGCGCCGTGTGAAACAGGCCGCCGAGGTAGAGCGCGTGGCCACCCAGCTGGTAGCAGAGGGCCTGATCAGTACCCGGGAAAAAGTGGAGCTGCTGCGCCGCCTGCGGGAAGTAACCCAGCACCCGGAGCTGGCCCGCTACTTTGGGCCCGACGTGGTAGCCGAAACGGAGCGGGAAATTCTGGTGGGTGGCACCCGCAAGCAGGACTACAAGCCCGACCGTATTGTGTTCGAAGCCGCGCCCGGGGCCACGGGTCCCAGCGTGGTGTTGCTCGATTTCAAGCTTCCGCCCGCCGAAGCCCGCCACCGCCAGCCGCTGCAACGCTACGCCAGCCTGTTCCGGCAGCTGGGGTTTGAGCAGGTCCGCTGTGTGCTGTACTACTTCGATACCCAGGAAGTGGTAGAATGGGAAATATAA
- a CDS encoding zinc ribbon domain-containing protein — protein MFFIYGTGTTRLVTTPLPTLACAHCGTRGQLSVTVFSRYVSLFWIPVFPFGKVSVTVCEHCKQTLTSKEPLPEAYRLPVQTVQQHAPTAFSNFALLLLVVAGIVLALVLGQLAPNSKSKADTAQSTDADAGVTLGARYKMKNTTGATGYALMEVTRLTDDTVYYKTTSMLRSKPTAASTAQALRDSVSPGAAQSRYPRKMWHFLVQGQGMFRPLTLTE, from the coding sequence ATGTTTTTCATTTACGGAACCGGTACCACTCGCCTCGTAACTACGCCACTACCCACGCTAGCCTGTGCGCACTGCGGCACCCGGGGGCAACTAAGCGTTACCGTTTTTTCGCGCTATGTCAGCTTATTCTGGATTCCCGTCTTCCCTTTTGGCAAAGTAAGCGTCACGGTATGTGAGCATTGCAAGCAAACCCTCACTTCTAAAGAACCGCTGCCCGAAGCGTACCGGCTGCCTGTGCAAACGGTGCAGCAGCACGCCCCCACAGCCTTCTCCAACTTCGCCCTGCTTTTGTTAGTGGTAGCTGGTATTGTGCTGGCCCTGGTGCTGGGCCAATTGGCCCCTAATAGTAAGTCTAAGGCTGATACGGCCCAGAGCACTGACGCTGACGCCGGCGTCACGCTGGGAGCCCGCTATAAAATGAAAAATACCACTGGCGCAACCGGCTACGCGCTTATGGAAGTCACCCGCCTGACCGACGATACAGTGTACTACAAGACAACGAGCATGTTGCGGAGCAAGCCGACGGCGGCCAGCACTGCTCAGGCCCTGCGGGATTCCGTGTCTCCCGGCGCCGCCCAGAGCCGCTACCCCCGCAAAATGTGGCATTTTCTGGTGCAGGGCCAAGGCATGTTTCGGCCGCTTACCCTCACGGAATAG
- a CDS encoding TCR/Tet family MFS transporter: MSASSSPRKAALGFIFFTLLLDVTGIGIIIPVIPTLIRHLTGGTISDAARIGGWLVFAFAIMQFLFSPVMGNLSDRFGRRPVLLLSLLGFALDYVLLAFAPTIGWLFVGRLIAGVMGASFTTASAYIADISTPETRAQNFGMIGAAFGLGFIIGPLLGSQLVNFGPKVPFLAAAALTLLNLLYGFFVLPESLPQERRRAFDWRRANPVGSLKMLKRYPVITGLVSSLLCIYIAAHATQSNWTYYVIEKFDWSNNEVGYSLAAIGLLVAIVQGLLIRRINPALGPKRSVFLGMLLYAVGFVLFAFATKGWMMYVFLVPYCLAGISGPALQGIISGQVPGNEQGELQGALTSLMSLTSIVGPPLMTNLFSYFTGPKAPIYFPGAPFLLGTVLILISLLLAVRSLATYVVPLQSPETAEPEPVIGH; this comes from the coding sequence ATGAGTGCCTCCTCCTCTCCCCGCAAAGCCGCGCTTGGCTTTATCTTCTTTACGCTGCTGCTGGATGTGACGGGTATCGGCATTATCATTCCGGTTATCCCGACGCTGATCCGGCACCTGACCGGGGGCACCATCAGCGACGCGGCCCGGATAGGCGGCTGGCTGGTATTCGCCTTTGCCATTATGCAGTTCTTGTTTTCACCGGTGATGGGCAACCTCTCCGACCGGTTTGGGCGGCGGCCGGTGCTGCTACTGTCCCTGCTGGGCTTCGCCCTCGATTACGTGCTGCTGGCCTTCGCTCCCACCATCGGCTGGCTGTTTGTGGGCCGGCTGATTGCGGGCGTAATGGGCGCCAGCTTCACTACCGCCTCCGCGTACATTGCCGATATCAGCACCCCAGAAACCCGCGCCCAGAACTTCGGCATGATTGGGGCCGCTTTCGGGTTGGGCTTCATTATCGGGCCGTTGCTGGGGAGCCAGCTCGTGAACTTTGGGCCGAAGGTACCGTTTCTAGCCGCCGCCGCCCTCACGCTGCTCAACCTGCTGTACGGCTTTTTTGTGCTGCCGGAGTCACTGCCCCAGGAGCGGCGGCGGGCTTTTGACTGGCGGCGGGCCAACCCGGTAGGCTCCCTCAAGATGCTGAAGCGCTACCCCGTTATTACCGGGCTGGTGTCGTCGTTGCTATGCATTTATATTGCCGCTCATGCCACCCAGAGCAACTGGACATACTACGTTATCGAGAAATTTGATTGGAGCAATAACGAGGTAGGCTACTCTCTGGCGGCCATCGGGCTGCTGGTGGCCATTGTGCAGGGCCTGCTGATCCGGCGTATTAATCCGGCGCTGGGGCCGAAACGCTCGGTATTTCTGGGGATGCTGCTGTACGCGGTGGGCTTTGTGCTGTTTGCCTTCGCCACCAAAGGCTGGATGATGTACGTGTTTCTGGTGCCGTACTGCCTGGCGGGCATTTCGGGCCCGGCGTTGCAGGGTATTATTTCGGGGCAGGTACCGGGTAATGAGCAGGGCGAGCTACAGGGGGCACTTACCAGCCTGATGAGCCTTACCTCCATCGTAGGGCCACCGCTCATGACCAACCTGTTTTCTTATTTTACCGGCCCCAAAGCTCCCATTTACTTTCCTGGTGCCCCCTTTCTGCTCGGGACTGTTCTCATTCTCATCAGCCTGCTGCTGGCGGTCCGGTCGTTGGCAACGTACGTGGTGCCGCTCCAGTCTCCCGAAACTGCCGAGCCGGAGCCGGTCATCGGGCACTAG